In Desulforegula conservatrix Mb1Pa, one genomic interval encodes:
- the dmeF gene encoding CDF family Co(II)/Ni(II) efflux transporter DmeF, whose product MNFLEIDEWVHSHDFALPDQSGEKKVKYVIWITAIMMVAEVASGMIFGSMALLADGWHMGTHVLALGVAFFAYAYARKHAKDPAYVFGTGKISVLGGFASAVMLGFAAILICFESVERFFAPEQIRFNEAIIVAVIGLIVNLVSAVILHETHEHNDHSHRDGSKHEGHKHKDHSHGDHDHNLRAAYFHVAADAITSITAIFALSAGKYLGWNWLDPFMGAVGSVVILKWAYGLIITTSEILVDRNTNQGLINEVHKIITSDGETKILDFHMWKINSSEYAAMISISSRKMGPAHFKNMLEQFKAIVHVAVEVNSLKHH is encoded by the coding sequence ATGAATTTTCTTGAAATTGACGAATGGGTTCACAGCCATGATTTTGCCCTGCCTGATCAGTCCGGCGAAAAAAAAGTCAAATATGTCATCTGGATAACAGCAATAATGATGGTTGCAGAAGTAGCGTCAGGAATGATTTTCGGATCGATGGCACTTCTTGCGGACGGATGGCACATGGGAACCCATGTACTTGCACTTGGGGTCGCATTCTTTGCATATGCATATGCAAGAAAGCACGCAAAAGACCCGGCCTATGTGTTCGGAACAGGCAAAATAAGCGTTCTTGGCGGTTTTGCCAGCGCAGTTATGCTGGGTTTTGCCGCTATCCTGATATGTTTTGAATCAGTGGAAAGATTTTTTGCGCCTGAGCAGATAAGATTCAACGAGGCAATAATAGTGGCCGTGATCGGTCTTATTGTAAATCTGGTTTCAGCAGTTATTTTACATGAAACCCATGAACACAACGATCATAGTCACAGAGACGGATCAAAACATGAAGGCCACAAGCATAAAGATCACAGCCACGGAGATCACGACCACAATCTAAGGGCTGCTTATTTCCATGTCGCGGCAGACGCCATTACGTCGATTACAGCCATATTTGCGCTTTCAGCAGGGAAATACCTGGGATGGAACTGGCTCGACCCTTTCATGGGAGCCGTTGGCAGTGTTGTTATTCTTAAATGGGCTTACGGCCTGATTATAACAACTTCAGAAATTCTTGTGGACCGAAATACAAACCAAGGGCTGATTAACGAAGTCCACAAAATTATAACGTCTGATGGAGAAACAAAAATACTCGACTTCCATATGTGGAAAATAAACTCATCCGAATATGCCGCAATGATAAGCATTTCCTCAAGAAAAATGGGCCCCGCACATTTCAAAAACATGCTCGAACAATTTAAGGCAATAGTTCATGTTGCCGTGGAAGTTAACAGTTTGAAGCATCATTGA